One part of the Candidatus Bathyarchaeota archaeon genome encodes these proteins:
- a CDS encoding AEC family transporter: protein MSDIILRTIIPILLLMGTGFLSRKLGILKSGDERILSAYVYYFALPALFFVNMTETNFTEGTLRFMLAGIIPILIALTIYTSLYLVFKFSKNILYLLILSTIFGSLAFFGIPFIAFAFPGTGEPVATLAAASISIVSVTISITTLELYRLQQSKILTGLKLVAQRLSKNPLILSIFFGILLSLIKIEIPTPISQPLHMLGSTTSTVAIFMLGVFLYGRKYTNISEALKLSMLRIVFLPIVAFLTTMLFDFSTLERSALILMHGMPVAISMIVLSERYSFYKETIASLILISSLGAGLYLNLWLLLLGHY from the coding sequence ATGTCTGATATTATTTTACGAACAATAATTCCCATTCTTCTTCTAATGGGAACAGGTTTCCTATCAAGAAAACTTGGAATCTTGAAATCTGGTGACGAGCGGATACTTAGTGCTTATGTGTATTATTTTGCGCTGCCAGCCCTGTTTTTTGTTAACATGACTGAAACGAACTTCACCGAAGGAACTCTGAGATTCATGCTTGCGGGAATTATCCCCATTCTGATAGCGCTGACAATTTACACCTCTCTTTACCTAGTATTCAAATTTTCAAAGAATATCCTCTATCTACTTATTCTAAGCACGATCTTTGGCAGCTTAGCCTTCTTTGGCATACCCTTCATAGCATTTGCCTTCCCAGGAACAGGGGAACCTGTGGCGACATTGGCTGCAGCATCAATTTCTATTGTAAGCGTAACAATTTCTATCACTACTCTAGAATTGTATCGGCTCCAGCAATCCAAAATACTAACAGGATTAAAACTCGTTGCACAAAGACTTTCAAAAAACCCACTTATTCTATCAATTTTCTTCGGTATTCTGTTGTCACTCATCAAAATAGAAATCCCCACGCCTATATCACAGCCGCTACACATGCTAGGAAGTACAACTTCCACAGTTGCCATCTTTATGCTCGGGGTCTTTCTCTACGGAAGAAAATATACAAACATAAGTGAAGCCCTGAAACTAAGTATGCTAAGGATAGTATTTCTGCCAATAGTAGCCTTCTTAACCACAATGTTATTTGACTTTTCTACTCTTGAAAGATCAGCATTGATACTTATGCACGGTATGCCTGTTGCCATCTCTATGATAGTCCTCAGCGAACGTTACAGTTTTTACAAAGAGACAATCGCCTCTCTGATTTTAATTTCCTCACTCGGAGCAGGGTTATATTTGAATTTATGGCTTCTATTGTTAGGACACTATTAG